AGTTGAAAATGTCAATGAGGTGATTGCTCCAGAGATTATCGGTATGAACGCACTGAACCAGGTTGAGATTGATAAACTCATGATAGAGCTTGACGGAACAGAAAACAAGAGCAAGCTTGGTGCAAACGCAATTCTGGGTGTATCCCTGGCAGTTGCCAAAGCTGCCGCAAATGCATTGGGACTTCCACTTTACCAGTATATAGGCGGTGTCAATGCTAAATATTTACCAGTTCCTATGATGAATATCCTAAACGGCGGTAAACATGCTGACAATTCAGTTGACCTGCAGGAATTCATGATAATGCCGGTTGGTGCAAAGTCTTTCAGCGAAGCACTTAGAATGTGTGCCGAGACATTCCATCACTTGAGAAATGTGCTCAAAGCAAGAGGTTATAATACAACAGTTGGTGATGAGGGAGGTTTTGCACCCAACCTGAAATCTAACGAAGAACCATTGGAAGTAATTGTGGAAGCAATTGAAAAAGCTGGTTATACTCCTGGCAAAGATATTGCAATTGCGCTTGATCCTGCAACATCTGAGCTCTACAATGAAGAAGATGGAAAGTATCATTTTGAAAGAGAAGGTAAAGTTAGAACAAAAGAAGAGATGGTAGAGTTCTGGGTAAAACTTGTTGAAAAGTACCCGATTGTATCAATTGAAGATGGCGTTGCGGAAGAGGACTGGGAAGGCTGGAAGATGCTCACTGAAGCTCTTGGCAACAAGATTCAGCTTGTTGGTGATGATTTATTTGTTACAAACACAAAGAGGCTTGCAAAGGGAATTGAGCTTGGCGTTGCAAACTCAATATTAATTAAACTTAACCAGATAGGAACACTCACAGAAACTTTGGAAGCAATTGAGATGGCAAACAGAGCAGGTTACACCGCTGTTGTATCCCACAGATCAGGCGAGACAGAAGATACAACGATTGCTGACCTTGTTGTTGCAGTAAATGCAGGGCAGATTAAGACAGGTGCACCGTCAAGAACAGATAGAGTAGCAAAATACAATCAGCTCCTGAGAATAGAAGAAGAGCTTGGCAGCATTGCAGTATATCCAGGCATGAATGCATTCTTTAACTTGAAGAAAAAATAACTCCACAAAAGTCCAAAGGAAAGTTTTTGAATTTGCAATAGAATAAAGAAAGAGGGAAAGTGTTGAACTTTCCCTCTTTTCATTTTATAATATATTCAAACAGGATATGTTAAGAATTTTGTTGAATCTTTTGGAAATTATGTTGAAACAAGTTTCAAGGAGGTTTGGAAAGATGAAAAGATTTATTGATGAGGATTTCCTCTTGAGTAACCAGACCGCCAAAGTGCTGTACGAAAAATATGCAAAGGATATGCCAATCATTGATTTTCACTGTCATTTAAATCCAAAGGAAATTTATGAAAACAAGAGGTTTAAAAACATAACAGAGCTTTGGCTTGGAGGGGACCATTACAAGTGGAGGCTTATGAGAGCAAATGGCATTGAAGAAAAGTATATAACAGGTAGCGCAGATGACTATGAAAAGTTCTTGGCATGGGCAAAGACCATTCCAATGGCAATAGGAAACCCAATTTATCATTGGACACATTTAGAACTCAAAAGATACTTTGGAATAGATGATATATTAAATGAAAAATCTGCACCTATCATTTGGGAAAAGGCAAACAAAGTTCTCAAAGAGCTTGGTGCAAGAGATATAATTTTGAAGTCCAATGTGGAAGTGATCTGCACAACAGACGACCCTGTTGATACACTTGAGTATCATTTAAAACTGAAAAATGAAAAAGATTTCAATGTAAAAGTTTATCCTACTTTCAGACCTGACAAGGGTGTAAATATAGAAAGAGAAACCTTCATCCCGTGGGTAGAAAAGCTTGGAGAAGTTTATGGTAAGAAGATAGAAAGCTATGATGAGTTTTTAGATGCCTTAAAGTCAAGAGCAGAGTTTTTCCATTCTGTGGGATGTCGTGCTTCTGACCATGCTATGGATGATATGGTTTTTGCCGATGCGTCTTTTGATGAAGCAGCTGATATTTTCAAAAAAGCTTTAAAAGGTGAGAAACTTACAGAAATTGAAGTTGCAAAATATAAAACGTATACATTGAGATTCTTAGGGAAAGTTTATTCAAGTCTTGGCTGGGCAATGCAGCTTCATATAAATGCCCTGAGAAACAACAATACAAGAATGTTCAATATTCTGGGACCTGACACAGGGTATGATTCAATAAACGACGGTCATATAGCCTTTGCACTTGTCAAATTCTTAGATTCATTGGAGAAAGAAGATTCCCTGCCCAAGACAATTCTGTATTCTTTAAATCCAAAAGACAACTATGTTCTTGCAACAATTATGGGATCTTTCCAGGATGGTAGCATTCCTGGCAAAATGCAGCTTGGTGCAGCTTGGTGGTTCAATGATAGCAAAGATGGCAACCTTCAGCAGATGAAAGACCTTGCAAATCTTGGGCTCTTGAGTCGATTTGTCGGAATGGTAACAGACTCTCGAAGCTTTTTGTCATATGCAAGACACGAATATTTTAGAAGACTTCTTTGCAATTTGATTGGCGAGTGGGTAGAAAACGGTGAATATCCATATGATTTGGAGACACTTGGTAGAATAGTTCAAAGCGTGTGTTATTATAATGCAAAAGAATATTTTGGGTTTTAAAAGATAGATGAGGAAGACAAAAGGGTGGAAATTGTATATTCCACCCTATTTTTATACTTCCCTATTACATAAGTTGATTAGTGAATAATACATCACCAATTAGATTTCTTAAATAATACTATCTCCTGTTTCCAATATCGTTAAACTTAATGTTGAATCTCACGTAAACATGTGATACACTATTTTACGTGGAGGTGAATAGTATGTGTAAATATCAGAATATTACTTTGTCTCTTCCTAAGGAACTTATTCAAAAGGTAAAACATATTGCTGTTGAAAGAAACACATCCATTTCTGCGCTGCTTACAAGCTTGTTAGAGGAACTTGTAGATAGAGAAGAATCATATCAAAAAGTCTATTTACAACATCTTAAACTTTTAGAAGAAGGATTTGACCTTGGAACAGGTGGAACAATCACGTGGAGGAGAGAAGATTTATATGAAAGAAAGTAACTATCAATTTGTTGACACAAATATTTTGGTGTATGCTTATGATAAATCTGCAGGGGACAAACACCCAGTAGCTAAACAAATTGTGGAGAAACTTTGGAAAGAAAGAAATGGTGCGCTGAGCACTCAAGTTCTTCAAGAATTTCTTGTTGTTGTTACAAAAAAGGTTAAAAATCCTTTAAGTTTTGATAGCGCTTTTCAAATCATATCAGACTTAAGTTTATGGAAGGTAGTTACAATTGAAGTAAAAGATATTTTAGAAGCTATCAAGCTTTCACAAAGATATAAGATATCTTTTTGGGATGCTTTGATACTTTGCAGCGCTATAAATTTGAGATGTTCGGTAGTATGGAGTGAAGATTTAAATTCTGGTCAGTATTTTGGGAAAATAAAAGTAGTAAATCCTTTTTTGTCTTTAAACACATGGTGAGAAGACATATTTACAATCTATGAATTTTTCAACTGGTGTCTTTTCATTCATTCCTTCCTTTACCATTATGAGGTCTAAAAAATTCCATTTATCTTACCATCTATGAGGGGTGTAAGGATAATTTTGTACATTTAAGATAAACTGTTCTTCCTGATATACCCTTTTTAACTCTATAAACTAAACGAGTTATTCTCTGAAACAGATTATATTTCCTTAGTCGTTCCATTCTTTATTTTTTATCTTCCCTTATATTTTGTCGTAGGTTTTCTCTAAATTAAAATTATAACACAATGGGGCTTTTTTCTTTTGTTGCTATATTTACTCTATATGGTTATTTCTTTTATTAAACAAACTATATATTTTAACTATTTGCAGATTTAGCCTTGTTATAAACTCAAGAAAATTGAAGAAATTTTAAGCTATTTAAAGAAAAGAGTATTCTGAGCTCAAAATTTAGCTGAAAATGGACAAAAAAAAAAAAAAAAAAACGGGATTGACAGTGTGAAAATGTATAAGATAAAATTTGCATAGAAATTCCAAGAAGAAGTTTACAGAAAAAATAGTTTGAGAATAAAATGCTCTAAATAAGAGAATAAAGAAACTAAGAGACTAAAGAATCAAGTGGGATGAAGAAATGAGAAGGAGATACTATTGTGTAAAGCAGCATGATATAACAGATTGTGCGGCAGCGACTTTAGCAACAATTTGCCTGCAGTATGGAAAAGAAGTATCAATAGCCAGAATAAGAGAGATGGCAGGGACAGACAGGTTTGGCACCACAGCATATGGAGTTGTAAAAGCAGCAGAAAAGCTTGGATTTGAAGCAAAAGCAGTCAGAGCAGAAACTAAGGAGGCAATATTTGAGAAAATACCACTTCCGTGTATAGCACATGTACTGATAGATGGCAAGCTATTTCATTATGTTGTAATACATGAGCATTCTTGTAATGAACGAAAATGAGTGAAAATGAAGTAAAATGAGATTTGCAAGAAGGAGGTACCTCCTGGTAAAATACGGCAGGTAAGTTGTACAACTTACAACAAAACACAACAAAAAAGGTATCCTCAGAGAACTTTCAGAGGAACCGTTGACGACTAAAGACATAAGTAGGTCGGTGTGTGAACTATCAACTCTTTTATAATAACGGTCAGGTAGGATGGAAGGTCAAAAGTTACTAGAGCGTGTACGAAGGATAGAGATTTCCAGACTGCCAATAGGTGTTGCAAGTTTTCTGTCGTAAAAACCATTACATTTGTCGTTTTCGTTTTTAGCAAGGTAAACAGCCTTTTCTGAGAGCATAAAGCAATCAAGCAAGTTTTCTGAGAGTTGTTTTAGAGCTGGATGGTTAGGATCATCTTTAGAGCAATATATATTTAGTACTTGCTCTACAGGAAAAGGTAATATACCAATCTAAAATAATCCAAGAAAAATTTAACAGAAGTTTAACGTTTATTTAATTCTAATTTAACACTGAAGAGGTATACTATTACTACAGGTGATAAAAATGAAAATAATTTCAGATATAAAACCAAAAAGAGGTTCATTGGTTGACTGTAGAATTCAAAGCTTTTGTGATATGGTAGGATACTACAAAAAGAGTTTTATATTACCATATTATTGTTTTGGAATTGGGGAAGGTTTGGCATTTTGCTACTGGCAGGAAAGAAGAACAAAGATACCTTTAATTGTTATGATAGGGAGAAAAATTGATGTAGAAAGGATTTTCACAAGAAAAATCGGATTAAAGTTAAGCGTATTTTACCCTAATAAATATAATGCAGCCGATAACAATCAAGATTTGATTAATCTGATTGACAACGATATTCCAGTAATAGCAGATGTTGATAGATTTTATTTGGATTATATCAATGAACTATATGGAAAAAAACATTTTGGATTACATTCAGTATTGGTAGTGGGATATCGCATAAAAGATGAGGTAGAGTTTGCGTTGTATGATTTTGTTTCTGAAAATTTAATTTGGTATCCGTCGAACAAACTGTATTTGGCACGAATATCTAATTGGCAACCATTTGCACCAAAGGGGAGAATTTATACCATGAGTATTAGTAATGAAGTTACACGCTTATATGATGAAAAGCTCATTAGAGATGCTATAGTTTCAAACTGTAAAAGTTTGTTAACTCCAAATGCCACTTCGGGTGTCTTGGCAATGAAACTTTTAGGTGAAGAGATAAAAAAGCTAAGAACATATGCAAACATACAAAAAAATAATCATTTAATCAATTTACAACTAAGGATGATAAACTTATATTTAAGGGAGTATGAACCTACGCAAACTTTTTACAGAATGATATATGCCTACTTTTTGAAAGAAGCAAGCCAAGTTGGAAACTTAAGTATTCTTGAAGAATTTGCTTGCGAGTTTGAAGAAATTGCAAGTAAATGGAAAAAACTTTCTGAAAATTTAGAAATCAAGACAAGATTAGAAGAAAAATTATATATTTGCGGCGAAGAGTTAATAAAGTTATCTGTCTTAGAAGAAAGTGTTTTAAAAAGATTGCAAAATGCATTAATAAATTAAAAGTTGTTTGCAAGCAGGGAGATCATATCCCTAGAGATTCAAAAGAAGAAAGGAGGAGCCCAAAATGATAGAGAAGAACTTTTTAGAGGAATTGAAAGAAGTATTAGAAACTCAGGATTTGGATTTAAGCGAGATAGAGACACTAGAAGAAATTGTGACCCCTGCTTCAGGTTGTGGCTGTGGCGGACTTTGTAGATAATTAACACAGGCTAAAAAAGGGATATGGTCCCCCCTGCTTTAAATATTTAATAAAGTATTTATAACTTCAGAAAGAGGCATATAAAATCTTTTTGAAGTGCAATTTTGATAAAAGGAGGACAAAATTTTTATGCAAAAAAGTATAATTTTATTATCAAACATTTCTAAAAGCTATAAAGATGGTGATAAACAAAATATAATACTTTCAAAAACAAGTTTTGCTATTTCCAAAGGTGAATTTGTTGCCATGGTAGGGAGGTCTGGATTAGGAAAGTCAACATTTTTGAGAATAATAGGAACTATAGAGAAGCCAGATGAAGGACAGGTTATAATAGATGGAACTGATATATCGAATTTAAATGATAAGGAACTTACAACAATAAGAAGAAAAAAAATAGGTTTTGTATTTCAACAATTTTATCTGATTAACAGATTTTCGGTTAAAGAAAATTTAGAACTCCCATTGTTTTTTTCTGGAGTATCTAAAAAGGAAAGATTAGCAAGAGTGAAAAGAATATTAGAAATAGTTGGGTTAGCTTATAAAGAATTAGACTCAAAAGTATTTTTCTTAAGTGGTGGTGAAAAGCAACGTCTAGCAATTGGTAGGGCTTTGATAAATGAGCCATTGATTTTGCTTGCTGATGAACCGACAGGAAATTTAGATGAAGCTAATGAAGAGCAGATATTATCTATCTTTGAGAATATCAATAAAGAACTTCAAACCACAATAGTTGTGGTTACACATAATGAAAAGGTGGCAAAGAGAGCACAGAAAGTAATTACTATATCAAACAAAAAAATAGTTCAGGTGAGATAAGGAGGAAAGCAACAATCTATGAGTTCAATAGTTGAGTACATAAAGTTTTCTCTGTCGAGCATAAAGAACAACAAAATAAGATTTGTACTGAGCATGTTTAACATAACCTTGGGAGTATTTTTGGTCACGGTTATAATTATTATGGCAGGAAGTTTCAAGGATAAAATGTATACAGAAATGAAGGTTTCTGATGAAAAAGTCATAAGCATAGTGCAAGGCAGGCCTGAAAGCCGAGCAAGTTATTATTATAGTTATCCTATTTTTGATGATTCTCATATAGACATGATAAAAAAAATCTCAAGTTTGAAAAATGTTGTCGGGGTAAAAGTGTGGTCGCCTGATAGCATTACGGCTGTAAATAGTAAAGGTCAGAGAAAAAGCGTCTTTACTCGTATTATAGGAACGAAAAAACTCTTTTTAGACAATTTAGGTGCAATTATAGAGCATGGACGAATTTTTAAAAAAGGCAACGAAGTGGTTATAGGTGCAAAGATAGCAGAAATAGGGAGTATTCAAGTTGGCGATAAGATTGAAATTGAAGACAGCAACAGAAAGTATATATTTACAGTATGTGGTATTCTCAAACTGCAAAAGCCACAGATGTTTTCAGATACCCCTGATTTGATCAATTTTATGATAGCAGCACCTGTTGATATAGATGCATTTAGCAATAAAAAGTATGGGATGATAAGTGCAAAAGTCAATAGTATCAATTTTCTAGAAAGTACATGTAAAGAAATAGAAAGAATACTGAATAGCGACAATTTAATAAAGAGTGAGTTAAAAGGATGGGGTTTGAGTGTTATTGCAGTGTCAAGAATGGACGTTCTCAAAGCAATTAATAACTGGTTTAGGTATATATATTTCTTTATACTAGTTGTAATTATAATGGTATCTTTAATTTCTGTAGCTAACATTACAAACACAATGATTACAACAGTATATGAAAGGTATCAAGAAATAGGAATTATGAAAGTTGTCGGTGCATCAAATTTACAAATAGCTGCATTTTATATTTTTGAATGTGCCATTATTGGAATTTTAGGAACATTTATAGGGTTAATTCCAGGAATCTTGCTGTCAAGATTACTAGTTTATATAATTAAGTGGAATTATATTACTGACAATACGCTGCTATTTATAACCTGTACTGTGATGGGACTAATTTCCCCACTGTTAGCAGGCTATTTAGCTTCGCGAAAAGCAGTGAAATTGCAGCTAATAAATGCTTTGTACAAAGAATAAGCACAGGGAGGACAGAAGTTTATGAGTGTTCATATTTATAACCTAGACGATAAGTATATTTTGTTTAATCATGAACAGTTAAAATACTTTTTGCTTCCACCAAAGCTTGGAGAGCAGTTGTTAAAGCTTGACGAGAATGAGAAAGAGAGATTGATAAGCAGTTTAAAAGAAAATTTTTACTTCAATGGGAGTAATGAAATTACTCAGGAAGAAAAAGAAGATGATGTTTGTTCTAGGTTAATATTAGTGATATCGCAAGCATGTAATCTTAGTTGTTCTTATTGTTACGCTCACGGAGGTTCATACGGCAAACAGAGTGGAAACTTTTTTATGGATTTTGAAACAGCAAAAAATTCAGTTGTTTTCTTTACAAAAACTTTTGCCAAGGGTATAAAGTCAATTCAGTTTTTTGGTGGAGAGCCACTACTTAATTTAGATTTAATTGAAAGATTGTGTTATTGGGTCAACGAATACTATTCATCTATTGGATTAAATACACCAAAATTTTCTATTTCGACAAATGGAACATTAATAAATGAAAAAGCAATAGAACTTTTTAACAGTTATAATATAGGGGTAACAGTAAGTCTTGATGGAGATAAAGGTATCAATGATGAGCATAGAAAATACAAAAATGTTAAAAGAAGTGTTCATGAAGACGTTGTAAAAATAATTAACCTTATGAACAAGATAAGAAATTTTAAATTAGGCATAGAAATGACAGTTACAAATAAGCATATAGAAAACTTTAAAGATAATCCAGATTTTGCATTGGGGTTGGTAAAACATTTTCACAATTTAAAAATGATTCTAGTGTAAAAACTCAATTTTAGAATCTGCCTTTCTGTACTTTGAAAATTTATTCAGGTAAATTGTGGTAATTTATGCCTGTGATAACAAAAATCCAGTCTAAAATCTGCCGAGAAAAACTTATGTATTACCTTTATAATACGTTATTACCATTTATTGCACCAATACGGGCGCACTTCCCCCCTGCCTCTCTCCAATAGCTTTTTTAGCTCGTTCCAACATGTATCTTGCAAAACGCTTAAAATTCTGGGCCAATACCTTTAAACCTACGTTTACTCTACATTTTACAAGTCCCCTTACTCGAAGTTTCGAAAGACCATGACCCCTCTTCAAGGCTGAATTAGTACCTTCTATTGCTGCTCTTTTGCTCTTGTTTCCCTCACACCTGCATTCTATCTTTTCCCGTTGTTTGGCTGCTTCTATCGATTTTAGATTTACCCTCACCACATAATCTTTTTTTTGCTCTTTGCAATAACATTGATTTTTTAATTCACACTTTGCACAGGCTTCTTTTGGAAAATGGGCTACCGTCTGCCCTTTCTTAACACTTGCATGAATGGGTATTATTCCCCTTGGGCATTTTTTTATCACTTTCGTCTCTTCATCTATTTCATATTCGCTCACTGACATCCTAACAGGCTTCCTACCGTTTAAATCAGTAAAATGAACTTCTACACAGTTCTCTTTTGCAATTTGTACTACTTCTTTGGAGTAATAACCACCGTCTACATAGACTTCTTGACATTTTGTATTCTGTTTTATAATAGGTAGTCTCTCTTTTAAAAGCTCTACATCACTCTTTATATTCTTTTCTACCGTATAGTCTGTTATGAGCTGAAAAGAATTTTCTTTTGCACAGGTTTCGCTAAGGTTTAAAACATATCCGCTTTCAGCTTTGTTCCCCTTCTTGCGATAAGTAGCATCCTCATCATATGCTGACTGAAGAGAATCGCTGGGTATACTTTTGCTATCTTTGGCCTTGAGCTTCTTGGTTTGTTCGTCGTAGTACGCCTGTTCCGACAAAAATCTTTCAAGGATCCTATACGCATCGGAGTTTTTTAGTTCAGAAATGTTTTCAATTGTTTCTTTTGTTTCTTGGCAAAGATTCAAGAGCATTTCCAGCCTGCTTTCGCCTTCTGAAGGCTTGGTTTTGTGTATCACTTCTGTCCTAAATTCAGGGTTGAGAACTTTTTTAGGTTCTCTGAAAGTCTGTCTTCAGGAATGGATTTTACTGCCCTGTAAAGTACATCAAAGGCAAGGGCAACTCTTCCTGCTTTTTTGATGTTTGACATGAACATGGTGGAGTCTATCCGCTGTTCTTTCATGCATATACCTGCTTCTTTGGCAAAAATCATGGTAAGATTTAAAAACTGCCCGAATATTAAGTCCTCTTGTTCAGGATGTTTTATGAGGTATTTGTATATCCTTGTTCTAAAGTCATACAAGGTTTTCTCTGAAAGGTTCATACCTCCTAATGTTCTTATTCCTACAGCATAATTTATCAGGTAATTGAAGTTGAAATTTTCGATAAGTTCATCATCAGAGTAGTTTTTAAGGTGTTTTATGTATTCCAAAGAAAGAAGTATGTTAACCGGGAAGTTAGCCCTTCCTGTATCACTGTATAAAACTGAAAAGGGTTTTTCATCGATGTTGCAGAACACGTATTTATAAAATATGGGAGCCCATGATTTTTCAAGTTTAGCCTTTATCCTTGAATCCATGAAGTTAACACTTTCAAATAATGATTGTTGGAGATGGTTGTTATTTTCTCTAAACAAGTACAACACCCCATTTGTCGTAATTTTTGCTCCTTTGATTCTAACATAATTCTATAAAAATTTGTACTACATATATTTTTATGTTTATTTATTCAATTCTAATTTTATATTTATACTTCTTCATAAAGAAAAAAGGCTTTTTACACCAGAATCAAAATTTATATGATATTAATTGCAAACACATACTAGCTGTCCTTTAGTAAAAATAAAAAAGTGTTTCAGTTTTATCGAAAGGATTTCTAAAAATTAACTCTTTGTATAACATGTGAATGCCATCTAAGGAATAAATAAGTTGTTTGTCAGGGAAACTATAGCATTTATAAGCTAAATGAAGATTGTCGGTATTTGTGTATATATCTTTTTCATCAAAACACATTTTGCAAGTAATCATATAGTTTTCAAAAATATTTATTTTAATAACGTTTTCTTTTTCTTTAAATTCAAAATAATAATCTTTTTTGTCAATGCATTTTCCAATATATAAGATTGAAATTTTAGAACAATATGGACTTATTCTGCTAACTATTACAACATAAAATAAATTTTCATCAATTAATTTTCCATAATCTAATATTCTTTCTTTTACAAAAATTGAGTCACTTATAATTCTTTCATTAAGTCTGCAGATAATTTCTTTTTTTTCGACACCCTTGTTTGAAACCTTTACTTTTATAAGTTCTGACTTATTTTCTGTAGTAAAAGTTTTTATATAAAAATACTCATCATTTTCAAACCACCGACAGTCGGTTAGAATAACAGCTTGAAAATCAGTTTTTTCAAAACAATATTTTTCAAAACTTAAATTACAGTTTGAAATATCTTCTAAAAATTTTTCAAGAGGATAGATTATCATAGTTTGTTTAACAGAAAAATCTGTATGGTCAAAATTTTTGCCTTTCTCTTGTATAGCTTCAAAGATAATATCAAATTTTTCAGAATCACCAATTCTGCCAGTTTCAAATAAAATATATTTTCCACGTAGCAGTGTAGTTTTACTCAAATTAAGCTTTCTTATAATCTTTTCAGAAATATATGAAAGATCATAAATTTTTTCTAATAAAAAATCAAAGAAAAAAAGAAATGATTTTGACTTTCTATAATTAATTGATTTTGTTTGTACTTCTAATGTAAAAATAGAATATCTATCATCTAAAATTTTTGTTTGACAAAAAAATTCATTTTGCCCTGAAAACTTATCAAGTTCAACTAATGAGTTATAAGGTAATTTTATTTCATACAAATTTTCCTCAATGTGATTTAGAACATCTATCTTTAATATAGAAAAAGTGGATAAACTATAATTTATAGATAATCCATAAACAACTTTCTTTAACCTATCAATTCCAATAATATCATCTAATGATGTTTTTAATTTATAATCACTTAACAAATGAAGATATTTATCTTTCTCAAGGGAATATAAAAGTAAGTTTGTAATTTTTGAGTTAGAATTTTCCTCTCTTGTTGCTATAAACAAAGTTTCTTTGTGATATAAGAGCCTTAAGTTGTAATGTTTTTTTAGTGGATTTTCTGATAGTACAATTTGGGGCTCAAACAAGTGTCCCATAAAAGTTATTTTATGCACTTATTGACACCTCACAAAAATAGGTAATATTTTTAATAAAACATTTGATACTCGTGATATTTCGTAATATAGAAAAGGTTAAAATAAGGGGTTACCTACTTTCATTTTAAGATAACCCCTTAGTTTTTATCAAGTTATTTCATTAATTTTATAAGTTTGCAATAAACTAGTTAATTTGGATAAAACATATGCGCAGGGGCATGTTTTGTAGCAGTAAGCATGCCATGATAATGAGGAAAATAAAAAGGACTATTTTGATGTGGAGGATCTTTTTGATATTTACCATGTGTCGATATAGCTAATGTTCGAGCGAGATCCTCTGTTCTGCAAAAAACATTATAATCATATTTTGCTTTTTCTTCATCTCCTTGAAGTTGCAAGACTAGGTCTGCCATTCTCACTCGAATTATTGCTTCTTCTTTACTAATGGCAGGTCCTACAAAGACTTTTCCGAATCTTATAACAGACATATAATAATCATATGTTTGTTTTGTTTTTATTTTGTCTAAAACTTTATTAACTACAACGTAAGTATAACCACCAATCACAATTGCAGATAGTGAAGCTAACAAAATTGCAATTAGAACTTCACTTAATTCTAAAGCAATAGGCAAGGCAATTACAAACTGTGCCGAAACAGTATCAGAATCACCAATATTATACTCCTCTTTTGTTTTTTCATCAATTAGCTTTGCCTTTAAATTTTCACCATCAAAGTATTCTACTTTTACAGAAAAGTTTCTTTCTTCATTTAGACTTGAATTGTCCAAACTTTTATCAAACTTTTTAGTGTTAAGTGGCTTGACTTTTAATTTTATCTCATTTGTATCTTTGTCAAACGTAGCAATATACTTATATCCTTCGTACTCTGCTTCTGCTCTCTTGATTTTTTTATCGGCATCGTAGATTTTTATTTTATCTTTCCAAACATCATATTTTGGTTTTGCAAAGCTGACAGAATTGATAGGCAAAAAGGTTAATATAAAGCTAATACAAACAATGATAGCTAATATTCTCTTCATTTTGTTTTTCATTTTTAACACCCCTCGTATAATATGATTATCAAATCAATCAAAGATTCATATCTCAATTGGTACATTAAATTATTAGTACCAATTGATTACTGGAAATTCATTAAATTAAATTCTCTTCCCTAAACACTCACTTCTTAAAAATTGAATATTAAAATTGACTGCTACAGCTTAAATTTGCCCTTTATCTTTGGTAAACTAAAATCAGAA
The Caldicellulosiruptor morganii DNA segment above includes these coding regions:
- a CDS encoding ABC transporter permease, with the translated sequence MSSIVEYIKFSLSSIKNNKIRFVLSMFNITLGVFLVTVIIIMAGSFKDKMYTEMKVSDEKVISIVQGRPESRASYYYSYPIFDDSHIDMIKKISSLKNVVGVKVWSPDSITAVNSKGQRKSVFTRIIGTKKLFLDNLGAIIEHGRIFKKGNEVVIGAKIAEIGSIQVGDKIEIEDSNRKYIFTVCGILKLQKPQMFSDTPDLINFMIAAPVDIDAFSNKKYGMISAKVNSINFLESTCKEIERILNSDNLIKSELKGWGLSVIAVSRMDVLKAINNWFRYIYFFILVVIIMVSLISVANITNTMITTVYERYQEIGIMKVVGASNLQIAAFYIFECAIIGILGTFIGLIPGILLSRLLVYIIKWNYITDNTLLFITCTVMGLISPLLAGYLASRKAVKLQLINALYKE
- a CDS encoding transposase — translated: MDSRIKAKLEKSWAPIFYKYVFCNIDEKPFSVLYSDTGRANFPVNILLSLEYIKHLKNYSDDELIENFNFNYLINYAVGIRTLGGMNLSEKTLYDFRTRIYKYLIKHPEQEDLIFGQFLNLTMIFAKEAGICMKEQRIDSTMFMSNIKKAGRVALAFDVLYRAVKSIPEDRLSENLKKFSTLNLGQK
- a CDS encoding transposase; the protein is MIHKTKPSEGESRLEMLLNLCQETKETIENISELKNSDAYRILERFLSEQAYYDEQTKKLKAKDSKSIPSDSLQSAYDEDATYRKKGNKAESGYVLNLSETCAKENSFQLITDYTVEKNIKSDVELLKERLPIIKQNTKCQEVYVDGGYYSKEVVQIAKENCVEVHFTDLNGRKPVRMSVSEYEIDEETKVIKKCPRGIIPIHASVKKGQTVAHFPKEACAKCELKNQCYCKEQKKDYVVRVNLKSIEAAKQREKIECRCEGNKSKRAAIEGTNSALKRGHGLSKLRVRGLVKCRVNVGLKVLAQNFKRFARYMLERAKKAIGERQGGSAPVLVQ
- a CDS encoding radical SAM protein → MSVHIYNLDDKYILFNHEQLKYFLLPPKLGEQLLKLDENEKERLISSLKENFYFNGSNEITQEEKEDDVCSRLILVISQACNLSCSYCYAHGGSYGKQSGNFFMDFETAKNSVVFFTKTFAKGIKSIQFFGGEPLLNLDLIERLCYWVNEYYSSIGLNTPKFSISTNGTLINEKAIELFNSYNIGVTVSLDGDKGINDEHRKYKNVKRSVHEDVVKIINLMNKIRNFKLGIEMTVTNKHIENFKDNPDFALGLVKHFHNLKMILV